The following coding sequences are from one Clupea harengus unplaced genomic scaffold, Ch_v2.0.2, whole genome shotgun sequence window:
- the LOC122132095 gene encoding peroxisomal succinyl-coenzyme A thioesterase-like, whose product MGINTTEHGKVQNHLQDQRSANSLAVCPVLSVQPTRALVDEKFQIVVRNLHPKQEVTVHSLHHSEDKDYWEAFGHYISDENGTVTVMEDASRGGTYTGTEPMGLLWSLRPIPGSRHGLRLRKRNVLSPMVVNISVYKGHMNQGFSEEAALATVVTERWYLAPGVQRVDIREQGVKGTLFIPPGLGPFAAVLDIWGGGGGLVEYRAALLASHGFVALALEYLTLNKKQTLDIETGYFEMAYHILQSLPQVSSDRVAVLGLSLGASITLTLAAYSKTAKPRCCVCISGSHVHPVNKSLFEILQQMNQ is encoded by the exons ATGGGAATCAACACCACAGAGCACGGAAAAGTCCAGAACCACCTGCAGGACCAGAG GTCGGCGAACTCATTGGCTGTGTGTCCGGTGTTGTCGGTGCAACCTACCCGGGCACTGGTGGATGAGAAGTTTCAGATAGTTGTGAGAAATCTACACCCAAAACAAGAGGTGACGGTCCATTCTTTACATCACTCTGAGGATAAAGACTACTGGGAGGCGTTTGGCCATTATATCAGCGACGAAAATGGAACCGTTACAG TCATGGAAGATGCAAGCCGTGGTGGGACCTACACTGGAACTGAACCCATGGGCCTACTTTGGAGCCTGCGGCCCATTCCCGGTAGCAGACACGGGCTCAG GTTGCGAAAGAGGAACGTTCTGTCTCCAATGGTGGTGAACATATCCGTCTACAAAGGTCACATGAACCAGGGGTTTTCTGAAGAGGCCGCATTGGCGACGGTTGTCACAGAGAGATGGTACCTGGCGCCAGGTGTGCAGCGTGTGGACATTAGGGAACAAGGGGTCAAAGGCACACTCTTCATACCACCag gcctGGGGCCCTTTGCTGCAGTCCTGGACatatggggagggggaggggggctggtgGAGTACCGGGCCGCCCTCCTGGCATCACATGGCTTTGTTGCTTTGGCGTTGGAATACCTCACTCTGAATAAAAAGCAGACGTTGGATATTGAGACCGGGtactttgag atggCGTATCATATCCTGCAGTCCCTGCCTCAGGTGTCTTCAGATAGAGTGGCTGTGCTTGGCCTGTCCTTGGGGGCGTCAATCACCCTCACACTCGCAGCATACTCTAAAACCGCCAAG CCccggtgctgtgtgtgtatcagtggtaGTCATGTTCACCCTGTCAACAAGAGCCTCTTTGAGATCCTCCAGCAGATGAACCAGTAA